A single region of the endosymbiont of Galathealinum brachiosum genome encodes:
- the nirJ gene encoding heme d1 biosynthesis radical SAM protein NirJ, whose product MFRMTQFMKSLAEDTPLGPARKPPGPVVIWNLVRRCNLTCKHCYSISADKDFPGELTTEQVFTTMDDLKQFKVPVLILSGGEPLLRPDIFDISHRAKEMGFYVGLSTNGTLITEDNIKQIAEVGYDYVGISIDGMEKTHDMFRRREGAFKESMHGIDLCKENGIKVGLRFTLTQDTVHELPDILNLMDERDIDKFYLSHLNYAGRGNKNRKDDVFHKMTRTAMDLLFDVCWDHIQRGNEREFVTGNNDADGIYMMLWAKKNIPEIFEGKESELITRLENWGGNASGVNISNIDNLGNVHPDTFWWDYNLGNVKERKFSEIWQDTSDPLMAGFKQEQRPLKGRCAECEHKAICGGNTRVRAYQLTGDPWEEDPACYLSDEEIGVESSDRRVENRPYDGRLKDIKISRA is encoded by the coding sequence ATGTTCAGAATGACACAATTCATGAAATCACTGGCTGAAGATACACCGTTAGGGCCAGCACGAAAACCACCTGGCCCTGTTGTTATCTGGAACCTTGTGCGACGTTGTAATTTAACCTGCAAACATTGTTATTCTATTTCAGCTGATAAGGATTTTCCCGGAGAGTTAACCACCGAGCAGGTGTTTACTACAATGGACGATCTTAAACAGTTTAAGGTTCCCGTTTTAATTTTATCTGGTGGTGAGCCACTTTTGCGCCCGGACATTTTTGATATTTCACACCGCGCTAAAGAAATGGGTTTTTATGTAGGGTTGTCTACAAACGGTACATTAATTACAGAAGATAATATCAAACAGATAGCTGAAGTCGGATACGATTATGTCGGTATCAGTATAGATGGCATGGAAAAGACACATGATATGTTCAGGCGTCGTGAGGGAGCATTTAAAGAATCAATGCACGGGATTGACTTGTGTAAGGAAAATGGCATTAAAGTGGGGCTGCGCTTTACCCTGACACAGGATACAGTGCATGAGTTACCTGATATTTTGAATTTAATGGATGAGAGAGATATCGATAAGTTTTATCTTTCTCATTTAAATTATGCGGGTCGGGGTAATAAAAACCGTAAAGATGATGTATTTCATAAAATGACCCGTACGGCTATGGATTTATTATTTGATGTTTGCTGGGATCATATCCAGAGAGGCAACGAAAGAGAGTTTGTAACGGGTAATAATGATGCTGATGGCATTTACATGATGTTATGGGCTAAGAAAAATATACCCGAAATATTTGAAGGTAAAGAATCAGAGCTTATTACTCGCCTGGAAAACTGGGGAGGAAATGCGTCCGGTGTGAATATTTCAAATATTGATAATCTGGGTAATGTACATCCTGATACATTCTGGTGGGACTACAACCTGGGTAATGTTAAAGAAAGAAAATTTTCAGAAATATGGCAGGATACGTCTGACCCATTAATGGCTGGATTTAAGCAGGAACAAAGACCGTTAAAAGGGCGTTGTGCTGAATGTGAACATAAAGCTATATGTGGTGGTAATACGCGGGTAAGGGCTTATCAGTTGACCGGTGATCCATGGGAAGAAGATCCAGCCTGTTACTTAAGTGATGAAGAGATAGGTGTTGAATCTTCAGATAGACGAGTTGAAAATAGACCTTATGATGGGCGTTTGAAAGATATTAAGATTAGTCGAGCTTAG